The DNA segment aaataattacaaaaactATTAAATGGCCAgttatatttttagaaaaaattaataaaaaattagtcattaagaaattgtttatcatgttaaaagaaattattcaCATTAGAGCATAAAAAAATCCcaatatttcttcttttttcaaaGCCAAACGCTGTCCATGGACAACACATTTTACATATTCTTATTTACTTCATTATTCTGAAATTGATGTTGACAAAGTCGCACTTGAATACGTAATTTAATGATGAATAACTAATTGTAAATAAACTCTTGtttaacaattaatttaatatttatttttttcggATATTATTCAGTTAACTATATTTACTTGTATTGTTTAATAATGTATTGTTGCACTAGTTACTGAATTTAACATCAATAAAGAGTAAAACTATACAACATCTATGTTCTATAGATATAAATAGAATTTGAAGCTGAACAATTTTAAGAATTATCTTCAAACAATAGATTTGTTTAGAAATGTTTCTTAGTCAAAGATATTTTCCAATTTTggttattatttttctctttccatctatctttttaatctttttattaaattataacgtggttatcaataataaaaataaaagttattataatataatttataaagttaaaattatttatttattataagtaaaaatcacataaaataaTCGTTTACATCAGGCGTAATAGTAAGTAGAAGTGATAGaagaatttaaaatacaattcgAAGAGTTATTAAGAACTGAAAATGTAGATATAGAGAAGCATCGATAAtagtaacaataataattaaataaataaatttgtccATAATATTTGGTTTTTGGTTGGTTTGTTTTTATCTCCGACGGCGATGATTCCTATTACAGTTGAACTTAACTGACACGTCTTCCCCATTATTTCGACACCTTCAAGATTTCGATGCTTTTCCTTTCCCACGCATCACTCTGCTGACCCAGAACGCCATAAACCTCCATCGAACTCAAAAGCTTCTTTTTTCTGCCTcacttctcatttttctcatctGGGTCTTCGCCCTTTGATCACGCTCTACATTAATTGCACTTTGAATTTCAGTTTTACCTGTTCATCCTgatcttcttccttttcttgtgcgggaagaagaagaaggagaaggagaaggagaaggagaagaTGGGCACAAAACTGAGTCTGTTGTTGTGTGTTTGGGTTTTGCTATTGGAGTGTACTGTGGGTAGGTTTGTGGTGGAGAAGAACAGTTTGAGAGTGACTGCACCCACATCGTTGAAGGGGACATATGAATGTGCAATTGGAAATTTTGGGGTTCCCAAGTATGGAGGAACATTGGTTGGTTCTGTGGTATACCCAAAGGTGAATCAGAAGGGGTGCCTCAACTTCACTGATGTCAATTTTCAGTCCAAGCCAGGAGTGTTCCCCACTTTTCTTCTTGTGGATCGTGGAGGTGAAATTCTCATCGCTTTTAAATTCTTCTCCACTTTGTGAGTATCACATAAAGGGACCAAAAAGGAAATGGCATATGATTGTGGTAtttttgaacatgttgttgaTCAGAATTGctttgtttgttttttgtttctgATGGCATGAGATGGAAAGTTTGGTTAGTTGTTCAATTAATTGAATAAGGAATAGCCGTTTTCTAGTAAGTTAGGAACATTTTTTACTTATTGTAGTTGGTAAATTTACTGGGAGTTGCTGCAAAAGATGTTATAAATGTTGCATTGAATGCTAGTGTAAATAAATAATGCATAATTTCTTTTGTGTTTAAGAGTGTGTTTGATTTCTATTCTTAACTAAAAACTGTTTTTAGTTTTTGGATGAGAAATTGATTGCTGAGTAGTACGAAATAATTGTAGAAAACAGATTCTAAAACTGAAAAATAAGAAGGAAATCAAACAGGCCCTAATTTTTGCGCTCTCTATTTTGTCTTGGGTGTGGTGATGGAGTAGGGATAAAGTATCAATTGTCGTGGAACCATTACAAAAGAAACAGAAAAAGGACATTTTTCTGGTATGATACCTATTTTATTTCAAGAATGTATGTCACCATGCTGATATCCATGCGTAGGTTGTTAGGAACACAGCCACGCAAAATTGTTTCAACCCTCTAAATTTTTTTCTCTGGCCATTTTTGTAGATTGCTACTTCACTTTGAAGGCATGGAATGCACAGAATGGTGGAGCAGCAGCTATTCTTGTAGCTGATGACAAGGCAGAAACATTGATCACTATGGACACTCCTGAAGAAGGGAAAGGTACAAATGATGATTATGTGGACAATATTAGTATTCCTTCTGCTCTTATCAGCAAATCCTTCGGGGATAGCATCAAGAAAGCTCTCTCTGATGGGGACATGGTTAACATGAATCTTGATTGGAGAGAGGCTCTTCCGCATCCAGATGATAGAGTTGAGTATGAGTTATGGACAAATAGCAATGACGAGTGTGGGCCAAAGTGTGACAGTCTAATTAATTTTCTGAAGGACTTTAAAGGGGTAGCTCAGCTGCTCGAGCAGAACGGGTTCACTCAGTTTACACCTCGCTATATAACTTGGTTTTGTCCTGAAGCATTTCTCTTGAGCAAACAGTGCAAGTCTCAATGCATAAACAATGGAAGGTACTGTGCTCCAGATCCCGAGCAAGATTTCAGTAGAGGGTATGATGGCAAAGATGTTGTTGTTCAAAACTTACGCCAAGCTTGCTTCTATAAAGTGGCAAATGAAAGTGGAAGGCCCTGGAAGTGGTGGGACTATGTTACCGACTTTTCAATTCGTTGCCCCATGAAAGAGAACAAGTACACAGAAGAATGCTCAGATGAAGTTATTAAATCTCTTGGTACGTTGGGCAGTTCATGTTTCTCTGCATACTTTACGGAACTATCTTTTGTTTCTGTTTGGTGTTTGATTTTGAATGGGTTGCAAAAATTTGCTCAAGAAGAAAAATCATATGATGCTTGTAATTTCaaacaatattttcttttaatttcgtGGTTTCAATCTTTTTCTGTTAATAATTTAGCGTCCCTGGCATTGCCTTGTTTTTTGAGGAGGCATTTGTTGGAAGGCATATTATTATAAACCAAGGATTGGCATTGTTCAGAAAAAATTGAATGAGAATGATGCCCGGGtaaattcaaaatatgtttaattaaaattaatatttctggagatatttttaaaaagtcaaATGATAAGAGAAACAAGATacagaaaatgaaaattattagtTGGGTTATAAAAGAACATCTCATACCCACCCTCACCATAGGCATGAAGATTAAGAACAAGATAGTATTCTAACTTTCCTCAGGACTTGTTTTTGAACTTGTATCAAACATGGGAGTGCCACATTCCCAACTTTTCTTTCCCAGGCATAACTTTACAAACCTTTAAATAAACACATTCTGAAATGTTGAAGCTATAATATATAGGATGAACAAACCAAAATTTGCATCTGCGCTGATAGAAGT comes from the Phaseolus vulgaris cultivar G19833 chromosome 8, P. vulgaris v2.0, whole genome shotgun sequence genome and includes:
- the LOC137823557 gene encoding vacuolar-sorting receptor 1-like, which encodes MGTKLSLLLCVWVLLLECTVGRFVVEKNSLRVTAPTSLKGTYECAIGNFGVPKYGGTLVGSVVYPKVNQKGCLNFTDVNFQSKPGVFPTFLLVDRGDCYFTLKAWNAQNGGAAAILVADDKAETLITMDTPEEGKGTNDDYVDNISIPSALISKSFGDSIKKALSDGDMVNMNLDWREALPHPDDRVEYELWTNSNDECGPKCDSLINFLKDFKGVAQLLEQNGFTQFTPRYITWFCPEAFLLSKQCKSQCINNGRYCAPDPEQDFSRGYDGKDVVVQNLRQACFYKVANESGRPWKWWDYVTDFSIRCPMKENKYTEECSDEVIKSLGADLKKIKDCVGDPHADVENAVLKAEQDAQIGKGTRGDVTILPTLIINDRQYRGKLSRPAVLKALCAGFLETTEPSVCLTQEMETNECLVNNGGCWKEKSSNITACRDTFRGRVCECPIVQSVKFVGDGYTHCEASGTLSCDFNNGGCWKGSQGGKAYTACLDDYRKGCTCPPGFRGDGVKSCEDIDECQEKTACQCPSCKCKNTWGSYECKCGSGLFYSRENDTCLGAYSASGVSIWMIMLIVVVAVSGGYAFYKYRIQRYMDSEIRAIMAQYMPLDNQPDVPNQVHHNI